A single region of the Sciurus carolinensis chromosome 14, mSciCar1.2, whole genome shotgun sequence genome encodes:
- the Abca2 gene encoding ATP-binding cassette sub-family A member 2 isoform X3: MGFLHQLQLLLWKNVTLKRRSPWVLAFEIFIPLVLFFILLGLRQKKPTISVKEVSFYTAAPLTSAGILPVMQSLCPDGQRDEFGFLQYANSTVTQLLERLNRVVEEGNLFDPARPSLGSELEALRHDLEALSSGPGTWESHSDRPTVSSFSLDSVARDPRELWRFLMQNLSLPNSTAQALLAARVDLPKVYRLLSGPLPALRGESGFPRGQAPWSHLGSSPLLRMEELLLAPALLEQLTCAPGSGELGRVLTMPEGQQTALQGYRDTICSGQAAARAQRFSWLAAELRNQLDMAKISQQLGLDAPNSSDSQQQAPPPRRLQALLGDLLDAQKVLQDVDVLSALALLLPQGACTGRAPVPSASGPGGAANGTGVGASAGSNSTAEEGPPPAAAPASPDTLQGQCSAFVQLWAGLQPILCGNNRTIEPEALRRGNMSSLGFTSKEQRNLGLLVHLMTSNPKILYAPAGSEADRVILKANETFAFVGNVTHYAQVWLNISAEIRSFLEQGGLQQHLHWLRQYVEELRQHPEALNLSLEELPPALRQDNFSLPNGTALLQQLDTIDNAACGWIQFMSKVSVDIFKGFPDEESIVNYTLNQAYQDNVTVFASVIFQTRKDGSLPPHVHYKIRQNSSFTEKTNEIRRAYWRPGPNTGGRFYFLYGFVWIQDMMERAIINTFVGHDVVEPGNYVQMFPYPCYTRDDFLFVIEHMMPLCMVISWVYSVAMTIQHIVAEKEHRLKEVMKTMGLNNAVHWVAWFITGFVQLSISVTALTAILKYGQVLMHSHVLIIWLFLAVYAVATIMFCFLVSVLYSKAKLASACGGIIYFLSYVPYMYVAIREEVAHDKITAFEKCIASLMSTTAFGLGSKYFALYEVAGVGIQWHTFSQSPVEGDDFNLLLAVTMLMVDAVVYGVLTWYIEAVHPGMYGLPRPWYFPLQKSYWLGSGRTEAWEWSWPWARAPRLSIMEEDQACAMESRRFEETRGMEEEPTHLPLVVCVDKLTKVYKNDKKLALNKLSLNLYENQVVSFLGHNGAGKTTTMSILTGLFPPTSGSATIYGHDIRTEMDEIRKNLGMCPQHNVLFDRLTVEEHLWFYSRLKSMAQEEIHKEMDKMIEDLELSNKRHSLVQTLSGGMKRKLSVAIAFVGGSRAIILDEPTAGVDPYARRAIWDLILKYKPGRTILLSTHHMDEADLLGDRIAIISHGKLKCCGSPLFLKGAYGDGYRLTLVKRPAEPGAPQEPGLASSPPGRAPLSSCSEPQVSQFIRKHVASCLLVSDTSTELSYILPSEAAKKGAFERLFQHLEHSLDGLHLSSFGLMDTTLEEVFLKVSEEDQSLENSEADVKESRKDVLPGAEGLVSGEGQPSNLARCSELAESQASLQSVSSVGSARGGEGAGCADVCGDYRPLVDNLQDPDNISLQEAEAEALTRVGQGSRKLEGWWLKVRQFHGLLVKRFHCARRNSKALCSQILLPALFVCVAMTVALSVPEIGDLPPLVLSPSQYHNYTQPRGNFIPYANEERREYRLRLSPDASPQQLVGTFRLPSGVGATCVLKSPTNSSLGPTLNLSSGESRQLAARFFDSMCLESFTQGLPLSNFVPPPPSPAPSDSPASLDEDPLQAWNTSLPSTSGPETWTSAPSLPRLVREPVRCTCSAQGTGFSCPSSVGGHPPQMRVVTGDILTDITGHNVSEYLLFTSDRFRLHRYGAITFGNVQKSIPASFGARAPPMVRKIAVRRVAQVLYNNKGYHSMPTYLNSLNNAILRANLPKSKGSPAAYGITVTNHPMNRTSASLSLDYLLQGTDVVIAIFIIVAMSFVPASFVVFLVAEKSTKAKHLQFVSGCNPVIYWLSNYVWDMLNYLVPATCCILILFVFDLPAYTSPTNFPAVLSLFLLYGWSITPVMYPASFWFEVPSSAYVFLIVINLFIGITATVATFLLQLFEHDKDLKVVNSYLKSCFLVFPNYNLGHGLMEMAYNEYINEYYAKIGQLDKMKSPFEWDIVTRGLVAMTVEGFVGFLLTIMCQYNFLRQPQRMPVSTKPVEDDVDVASERQRVLRGDADNDMVKIENLTKVYKSRKIGRILAVDRLCLGVRPGECFGLLGVNGAGKTSTFKMLTGDESTTGGEAFVNGHSVLKELLQVQQSLGYCPQFDALFDELTAREHLQLYTRLRGIPWKDEARVVKWALEKLELTKYADKPAGTYSGGNKRKLSTAIALIGYPAFIFLDEPTTGMDPKARRFLWNLILDLIKTGRSVVLTSHSMEECEALCTRLAIMVNGRLRCLGSIQHLKNRFGDGYMITVRTKSSQNVKEVVRFFNRNFPEAVLKERHHTKVQYQLKSEHVSLAQVFSKMEQVVGVLGIEDYSVSQTTLDNVFVNFAKKQSDNLEQQETEPPSALQSPLGRLLSLLRPRPAPTELRALVADEPEDLDTEDEGLISFEEERAQLSFNTDTLC; this comes from the exons ATGGGCTTCCTGCACCAGCTGCAGCTGCTGCTCTGGAAGAACGTGACGCTGAAGCGCCGGAGCCCG TGGGTCCTGGCCTTCGAGATCTTCATTCCACTCGTCCTCTTCTTTATCCTGCTGGGGCTGCGGCAGAAGAAGCCCACCATCTCAGTGAAGGAAG TCT ccttcTACACAGCAGCACCCCTGACCTCCGCCGGCATCCTACCTGTCATGCAGTCTCTGTGCCCCGATGGCCAGCGGGATGAGTTTGGCTTCCTGCAGTATGCCAACTCCAC GGTCACCCAGCTGCTGGAGCGCCTCAACCGCGTGGTGGAGGAGGGCAACCTGTTTGACCCAGCACGGCCCAGCCTCGGCTCGGAGCTCGAGGCCCTGCGTCATGACCTGGAGGCCCTAAGCTCAGGCCCAGGCACCTGGGAGAGCCACTCGGACAGACCTACAG TGTCCTCCTTCTCTCTGGACTCGGTGGCCAGGGACCCACGGGAGCTCTGGCGTTTCCTGATGCAGAACCTCTCACTGCCCAACAGCACAGCCCAGGCCCTCCTGGCTGCCCGTGTGGACCTGCCCAAG GTCTACCGCCTGCTTTCTGGTCCTTTGCCTGCCCTGCGTGGGGAGTCAGGCTTCCCCAGGGGTCAGGCACCTTGGAGCCACCTGGGTAGCAGTCCCCTACTCCGGATGGAG GAGCTGCTGCTGGCCCCTGCTCTCTTGGAGCAGCTCACATGTGCTCCAGGTTCTGGGGAGCTGGGCCGGGTCCTCACCATGCCTGAGGGTCAGCAGACAGCCCTGCAGGGCTACCGGGACACTATCTGCAGTGGGCAGGCTGCAGCTCGTGCCCAGCGCTTCAGTTGGTTGGCTGCTGAGCTCCGGAACCAGCTGGACATGGCCAAGATCTCCCAGCAG CTGGGCCTGGATGCCCCCAACAGCTCGGACTCCCAGCAGCAGGCGCCACCCCCACGCAGGCTTCAGGCACTTTTAGGGGACCTGCTGGATGCCCAGAAGGTTCTGCAAGATGTGGACGTCCTGTcagccctggccctgctgctgCCCCAGGGCGCCTGTACTGGCCGGGCCCCAGTGCCTTCAGCCAGTGGCCCGGGAGGTGCAGCCAATGGCACTGGGGTTGGCGCAAGTGCAGGCTCCAACTCCACGGCAGAGGAAGGCCCCCCGCCAGCGGCAGCCCCGGCCTCCCCAGACACGCTGCAGGGCCAGTGCTCCGCCTTTGTGCAGCTGTGGGCAGGTCTGCAGCCCATCCTGTGTGGGAACAACCG CACAATCGAGCCAGAGGCGCTGCGGAGGGGCAACATGAGCTCCCTGGGCTTCACAAGCAAGGAGCAGCGGAACCTGGGACTTCTTGTGCACCTCATGACCAGCAACCCCAAAATCCTGTATGCACCCGCAGGCTCCGAGGCTGACCGCGTCATCCTCAAG GCCAACGAGACTTTCGCCTTTGTGGGCAACGTGACTCACTACGCCCAGGTCTGGCTCAACATCTCTGCCGAGATccgcagcttcttggagcagggtgGTCTTCAGCAGCATCTGCACTGGCTGCGGCAG TATGTGGAGGAGCTGCGGCAGCACCCGGAAGCACTCAACCTGTCGCTGGAGGAGCTGCCCCCCGCCCTGCGCCAGGACAACTTCTCGCTGCCCAACGGCACAGCCCTTCTGCAGCAGCTGGACACAATTGACAATGCGGCCTGCGGCTGGATCCAGTTCATGTCCAAG GTGAGCGTGGACATCTTCAAGGGCTTTCCGGACGAGGAGAGCATAGTCAACTACACGCTCAACCAGGCCTACCAGGACAACGTCACGGTGTTTGCCA GTGTCATCTTCCAGACGCGGAAGGATGGCTCGCTGCCGCCGCACGTGCACTATAAGATCCGCCAGAACTCCAGCTTCACCGAGAAGACCAACGAGATCCGCCGCGCCTACTGGCGGCCCGGGCCCAACACCGGTGGCCGCTTCTACTTCCTCTACGGCTTCGTCTGGATCCAGG ACATGATGGAGCGCGCCATCATCAACACCTTCGTGGGCCACGACGTGGTGGAGCCCGGCAATTACGTGCAGATGTTCCCCTACCCCTGCTACACGCGCGACGA CTTCCTGTTCGTCATCGAGCACATGATGCCGCTCTGCATGGTGATCTCCTGGGTGTACTCTGTGGCCATGACCATCCAGCACATAGTGGCTGAGAAGGAGCACCGCCTCAAGGAG GTAATGAAGACCATGGGCCTCAACAACGCGGTACACTGGGTGGCCTGGTTCATCACTGGCTTTGTGCAGCTGTCCATCTCGGTGACCGCGCTCACCGCCATCCTCAAGTACGGCCAGGTGCTCATGCACAGCCACGTGCTCATCATCTGGCTCTTCCTGGCTGTCTATGCTGTGGCCACAATCATGTTCTG CTTCCTGGTGTCCGTGCTGTACTCCAAGGCCAAGCTGGCCTCAGCCTGTGGTGGTATCATCTACTTCCTGAGCTATGTGCCCTACATGTACGTGGCGATCCGTGAGGAGGTGGCTCATGACAAGATCACGGCCTTCGAAAAGTGCATTGCG TCCCTGATGTCCACCACAGCCTTTGGCCTGGGCTCCAAGTACTTTGCGCTGTATGAGGTAGCAGGTGTGGGCATCCAGTGGCACACATTCAGCCAGTCCCCCGTGGAAGGCGATGACTTCAACCTGCTCCTTGCTGTCACCATGCTGATGGTGGACGCAGTTGTCTATGGTGTGCTCACGTGGTACATTGAGGCTGTGCATCCAG gCATGTATGGGCTGCCCCGACCCTGGTACTTCCCACTGCAGAAGTCCTACTGGCTGGGCAGTGGGCGGACAGAGGCCTGGGAGTGGAGCTGGCCCTGGGCACGTGCCCCCCGACTCAGCATCATGGAGGAGGACCAGGCCTGCGCCATGGAGAGCCGGCGCTTTG AGGAGACACGTGGCATGGAAGAAGAGCCCACCCACCTGCCCCTGGTCGTATGTGTAGACAAGCTCACCAAGGTCTACAAGAATGAcaagaagctggccttgaacaaGCTGAGCCTCAACCTCTACGAGAACCAGGTGGTCTCCTTCCTGGGCCACAATGGGGCTGGCAAGACCACCACCAT GTCCATCCTGACCGGCTTGTTCCCGCCAACCTCGGGCTCGGCCACCATCTATGGGCACGACATCCGCACAGAGATGGACGAGATCCGCAAGAACCTGGGCATGTGCCCGCAGCACAACGTGTTGTTCGACCGACTGACGGTGGAGGAGCACCTGTGGTTCTACTCGCGGCTCAAGAGCATGGCGCAGGAGGAGATCCACAAGGAGATGGACAA GATGATCGAGGACCTGGAGCTGTCCAATAAACGCCACTCCCTGGTGCAGACGCTGTCGGGTGGCATGAAACGCAAGCTCTCTGTGGCCATAGCTTTTGTGGGTGGCTCCCGTGCCATCATCCTGGACGAGCCCACTGCCGGTGTGGACCCCTATGCTCGCCGGGCCATCTGGGACCTCATTCTGAAGTACAAGCCAG GTCGCACCATCCTCCTTTCCACTCACCACATGGATGAGGCTGACCTGCTGGGGGACCGCATCGCCATCATCTCCCATGGGAAGCTCAAGTGCTGTGGCTCCCCGCTCTTCCTCAAGGGCGCCTACGGCGACGGGTACCGCCTCACACTGGTCAAGCGGCCTGCCGAACCCGGGGCCCCCCAAG AGCCAGGACTGGCATCCAGCCCTCCAGGCCGGGCCCCCCTGAGCAGCTGCTCAGAGCCCCAGGTGTCCCAGTTCATCCGCAAGCACGTGGCCTCTTGCCTCCTGGTCTCAGACACCAGCACCGAGCTCTCCTACATCCTGCCCAGCGAGGCCGCCAAGAAGGGGGCCTTTGAGCGCCTCTTCCAG CACCTGGAGCACAGCCTGGATGGCTTGCACCTGAGCAGCTTCGGGCTGATGGACACGACCCTGGAGGAGGTGTTCCTCAAGGTGTCGGAGGAGGACCAGTCGCTGGAGAACAGCGAGGCTG ACGTGAAGGAGTCCAGGAAGGACGTGCTTCCCGGGGCGGAGGGCCTGGTGTCCGGGGAGGGCCAGCCCAGCAACCTGGCCCGGTGCTCGGAGCTGGCCGAGTCGCAGGCGTCCCTGCAGTCTGTGTCCTCAGTGGGCTCTGCCCGTGGCGGCGAGGGAGCCGGCTGCGCTGACGTCTGTGGCGACTACCGCCCGCTCGTGGACAACCTGCAGGACCCAGACAACATCAGCTTGCAAG AGGCAGAAGCGGAGGCCCTCACTCGGGTGGGGCAGGGCAGCCGCAAGCTGGAAGGCTGGTGGCTGAAGGTGCGGCAGTTCCACGGGCTCCTGGTCAAGCGCTTCCACTGTGCCCGCCGCAACTCCAAAGCTCTCTGCTCGCAGATCCTGCTGCCTGCCCTCTTCGTCTGTGTGGCCATGACTGTGGCCCTCTCTGTCCCCGAGATTG GCGACCTGCCCCCGCTGGTGCTGTCCCCCTCCCAGTACCACAACTACACCCAGCCCCGGGGCAACTTCATCCCCTATGCCAACGAGGAGCGCAGGGAGTACCG GCTGCGACTGTCACCGGATGCCAGCCCCCAGCAGCTGGTGGGCACCTTCCGGCTGCCCTCGGGAGTGGGTGCCACCTGCGTGCTCAAGTCTCCCACCAACAGCTCGCTGGGGCCCACGCTGAACCTGAGCAGCGGGGAGTCCCGCCAGCTGGCCGCGCGGTTCTTCGACAGCATGTGCCTGGAGTCCTTCACGCAGGGACTGCCCCTCTCCAACTTTGTGCCACCCCCACCTTCTCCCGCCCCATCGGACTCCCCTGCATCCCTGGATGAGGACCCGCTCCAGGCCTGGAACACCTCCCTGCCATCCACCTCGGGACCAG AGACGTGGACGTCTGCACCTTCCCTGCCACGCCTGGTGCGGGAGCCTGTCCGCTGCACCTGCTCTGCGCAGGGTACAGGCTTCTCCTGCCCAAGCAGTGTGGGCGGGCACCCGCCCCAGATGCGTGTGGTCACGGGAGACATCCTGACGGACATCACGGGCCACAATGTCTCTGAGTACCTGCTCTTCACCTCTGACCGATTCCGGCTGCACCG GTATGGGGCCATCACCTTCGGCAATGTCCAGAAGTCCATCCCAGCCTCCTTTGGCGCCCGGGCCCCGCCCATGGTGCGGAAGATCGCAGTGCGCAGGGTGGCCCAG GTGCTCTACAATAACAAGGGCTACCACAGCATGCCCACCTACCTTAACAGCCTCAACAACGCCATCCTGCGTGCCAACCTGCCCAAGAGCAAGGGCAGCCCTGCAGCCTACG GCATCACCGTCACCAACCACCCCATGAACAGGACCAGCGCCAGCCTCTCCCTGGACTACCT gctgcAGGGCACAGATGTGGTCATCGCCATCTTCATCATTGTGGCCATGTCCTTCGTGCCGGCCAGCTTTGTGGTCTTCCTTGTGGCTGAGAAGTCCACCAAAGCCAAGCACCTGCAGTTCGTCAGTGGCTGCAACCCCGTCATCTACTGGCTGTCTAACTACGTGTGGGACATG CTCAACTACCTGGTCCCGGCCACCTGCTGCATCCTCATCCTGTTTGTGTTCGACCTGCCGGCTTACACCTCGCCCACCAACTTCCCAGCAGTGCTCTCCCTGTTCCTGCTCTACGG CTGGTCCATCACGCCTGTCATGTACCCGGCCTCCTTCTGGTTCGAAGTCCCCAGCTCAGCCTACGTGTTCCTCATCGTCATCAACCTCTTCATCGGCATCACGGCCACCGTGGCCACCTTCCTGCTGCAGCTCTTCGAGCATGACAAG GACCTGAAGGTGGTCAACAGCTACCTGAAGAGCTGCTTCCTGGTCTTCCCCAACTACAACCTGGGCCACGGGCTCATGGAGATGGCCTACAACGAGTACATCAACGAGTACTATGCCAAGATCG GCCAGCTTGACAAGATGAAGTCCCCATTCGAGTGGGACATCGTCACACGCGGGCTGGTGGCCATGACGGTCGAAGGCTTCGTGGGCTTCCTCCTTACCATCATGTGCCAGTACAACTTCCTGAGACAGCCACA ACGCATGCCAGTATCCACCAAACCTGTGGAGGATGATGTGGATGTGGCCAGTGAGCGGCAGAGAGTGCTTCGTGGGGATGCTGACAATGACATGGTCAAGATTGAGAACCTGACTAAG GTGTACAAGTCCCGCAAGATCGGCCGCATCCTGGCTGTGGACCGCCTGTGCCTGGGCGTGCGTCCTGGCGAGTGCTTTGGCCTCCTGGGTGTCAACGGAGCCGGCAAGACCAGCACCTTCAAGATGCTGACTGGCGACGAGAGCACCACTGGGGGCGAGGCCTTCGTGAACGGGCACAG CGTGCTCAAGGAGCTGCTCCAAGTGCAGCAGAGCCTCGGCTACTGCCCGCAGTTCGATGCCCTGTTCGACGAGCTCACGGCCCGCGAGCATCTGCAGCTGTACACACGCCTGCGCGGCATACCCTGGAAAGACGAGGCGAGG GTAGTGAAGTGGGCCCTGGAGAAGCTGGAGCTGACCAAGTACGCAGACAAGCCGGCTGGTACCTACAGTGGCGGCAACAAGCGGAAGCTGTCCACTGCCATCGCGCTCATTGGGTACCCTGCCTTCATCTTCCTG GATGAGCCCACCACAGGCATGGATCCCAAGGCCCGGCGCTTCCTCTGGAACCTCATTCTGGACCTCATCAAGACGGGTCGCTCGGTGGTACTGACCTCTCACAG CATGGAAGAGTGCGAGGCCCTGTGTACGCGGCTGGCCATCATGGTGAATGGACGTCTGCGCTGTCTAGGTAGCATCCAGCACCTGAAAAACAG GTTTGGAGACGGCTACATGATCACTGTGCGCACCAAGAGCAGCCAGAACGTGAAGGAAGTGGTGCGGTTCTTCAACCGGAACTTCCCAGAGGCTGTGCTCAAG GAGCGGCACCACACCAAGGTGCAGTACCAGCTCAAGTCCGAGCACGTCTCTCTGGCCCAGGTGTTCAGCAAGATGGAGCAGGTGGTGGGCGTGCTGGGCATCGAGGACTACTCAGTCAGCCAGACCACCCTGGACAAC GTGTTTGTGAACTTTGCCAAGAAACAGAGTGACAACTTGGAACAGCAGGAGACTGAGCCGCCCTCAGCCCTGCAGTCCCCCCTCGGCCGTCTGCTCAGCCTTCTGCGGCCCCGGCCAGCCCCCACTGAGCTCCGGGCACTGGTGGCAGATGAGCCTGAGGACCTGGACACAGAGGACGAGGGCCTCATCAGCTTTGAGGAGGAGCGG GCCCAGCTCTCCTTCAACACGGACACACTCTGCTGA